The genomic interval GAGAGATCATATCACCGAAAGAGCCGGCAAAGACGCCTGCGGAGGAATACGATAACCTCAATGATATCATCGATAACAACCCGATAGACGACCAGGAGATATCGGACGGCTCCAAGATGGTCGCCCTCCTCAAGTTCCTCGGTATAGACACCGATATGATGAAGGGCGTCAGGGAGTGGAAGCCGGTCGAGAACGCGCGGGCGATCATGGGTAAGATAAGGGATATGGTGGCCGACTTTATGGACAATCTTGTGGCCATATCTTATAAGAAAGCCGCCGCCCTGGTGTTACTGAGGGAGCTGGCGCCTGTCATAGGACAGAACATGGACGTCGCCATGAAGCTATTGGCCGTCATAAATCCTGAAGTAGCGAATGCGCTCTCCCGTCTCTCCGAGAGGGAGAGGGAGGACTTCCTTGCTGCATTCGCCGCGAAGCCGCTCGATAGATCGAGGAATCTTGATGAACAGGTCCTCGATGCGTTCATCGGCCATATCTTCGGTCTTGCCGAAGGCAAGAACCTCGCCACGGCACGCATATACCTGAACGCGATGACGGCCGCGGTAACGCCCGATAATAAGGATATGGTCCTGAAGATACTCAATTCAAGGATCAATAGTGCCCTGAAAGGCGCAGGCATCTCTGAAGAATTCAACCAGGCGCTCAAAGAGACGGTCGGAGAGATCATATCACCGAAAGAGCCGGCAAAGACGCCTGCGGAGGAATACGATAACCTCAATGATATCATCGATAACAACCCGATAGACGACCAGGAGATATCGGACGGCTCCAAGATGGTCGCCCTACTCAGGTTCCTCGGTATAGACACCGATATGATGAAGGGCGTCAGGGAGTGGAAGCCGGTCAAGAACGCGGTAAGGATACTGGATGAGATAAGGAGGTTGAGCGGAAAGTGGACGCTATTCACCCTAAAGTCGGCCATCGCGGCCGCATTCCTCAGGGACCTGGCCCCGTACGTTAAGCAGAACATGGACGTCGCCATGAAGCTATTGGCCGTCATAAATCCTGAAGTGGCGAACGCGCTATCCCGTCTCTCCGAGAGGGAGAGGGAGGACTTCCTCGCCGCATTCGCCGGGATGATCCTCGATCCTTCAAGAGATATGGGTGAACAGGCGCTCGAAATGTTCATAAATCACGTGCTCGGTATAGCAAAAGATAAAGGCATAGACGACGCTGCGCGCTTCACGGGGATCATACGCGCCCTCACCACCGCCGACAATGCCGAATTGATGCTCAATATAGTGAAGCACTTCGACTGCCAGGACAGGACGCAGGAGACGGTGGTCGCGAATATCATAATGGGGACCCTCGAAGAGACAATGCGCAGGTCGCCCGACAACACCGACGGCGGCAGGATGCACGATATCCTGCGCGATAAGGATGTCAGGGCAGGGGTGAAGCTGATATTGATGCTCAGGTTCCTCGAGATCGAACCGAGCGCTATAAATGCGCAAGGATGGCTCAAGGATAGAGATGAGGTCTCGAAATTGATGGATGATCTCGAACAGTTCATAGCGCTCTTCTCCGAGAGAGAGGACCTGGCGAAGATACTGGCCGCTTTCGCGCTCAGGAACATCGCCAGGATCAATGTCGATCTTGAGGTAAGGGCAAAGCTCCTCCGTATAATCAATCCGGATGTCGTCCGGGCTCTTGAACCGTTCTCGGGCGCGGAGAAGAACGACGTCGTTGACTATATCGCCGCATCTCTCAGTCCTTCGGAAGACCTTGAGGCGCAGGCACGCGATATCTTCATAAATAAGATTCTCGATATGACCGGCATGGCAGAGGATATCTATACAGACACGCATGAAAAATACGCCAGGGCCATAGTCGCGCTCGTTACACCGGAGAATGAAGAGGAGATGATGGACGATATGAAGGCCGCTATGGAAGGCGCATCCGACTTCAAGCTGAAGGTGATAAATGCGGTCATAAGGGACCTGCAGCTCAGGATGATATCAGGCGCATTTATTGACAGGGAAGGCGCGCTCGACGCAATGCTGAGGGATGGCACGATGTCGGGCGAAGATAAGCTCGCGGTTATACTCGATCTTTTCGGCATACGTATTGACGAATTGAACTCCGTACGCGGATGGGATGTGATGGCAGAGGCGGACGGTATGATGACAGATATAAGGTCCGGAGTTTCATCGGGTCTGTCTGTAGAGAAGGCGATAGCCTCCGTACTGTTGAACAGATTGGTCTATTCTCCGCAGGGTGAGCTTGCCGTCAGGTTAAATATGGCCCTGGTGATGCGGCTCATCAGGAAGATCGTATCGCCTGAAGTCGCCAAGGAGATCGATGGGCTCAAGGGCAGGGCGAAGGAAGATTTTGCCGTGACCTTTGCGATGGCATTGGGTAAAGAAGAAGATATTGACGCACAAGCGGCGGATATAATGAGCGCTCTGGCTGGTGCAGCTGTTGCGCCGAGAGAGACGGGTGTGACTGCGCCTGTTGCACCGGAGCCTGCAGCCGTCTCTCTCGGAGAAGAGGCCGGTGAGGTGCTTACAGAAAAGGTGCCGGGGACCGGCAGGACGGTACTGAGCAGTTCCGCGGTCGGGATAGCCGCTGTATGGCTCGTCAACCCGCCGGCCGCTTACACCATAGCCGCGGCCGCGGCAGCGATCTACTTCGGATACAAGATCTACGGGAGCTTCAAGAATAGGGAGGCCGTATCATATCAGACGGCCGATAAAGAACTTGTCAATAACGTATTGAGCGTCCTCGACACCGTCGAATTCGAAGAGAGGGGTGCCTATGACAGGGCCAGAGAGGGCCTCGTAGGACATATATCGATGGCCGGTAAGGGCAGGCTGATCGAAGGTCAGAACGTGACCGTGACGGTAGGAGATATCGGCCGCACCGTTACGTCGGGCGATATAGGAGAGAGGGCGCTCAGGGATATAGCTATGGAGATAGCAAGGGACCTGCCGAATCCAGAGATGGTAATAGGGAATATAGAAGAGGCGCTCAGGGAGTTCAACGGCGCGCTTCCTTACGAGATAGCATTTGCCGTAATGCCGGACGGGACGGTTCAATATTCAACCAGGTCAGATATCAGGTTTGACAACGAAGGCCGCCTCATGCAGATGAGCTGTACGGAGACCGTCCTGCCGGGCGCCAGAGTACTATTCCGCGGCCATACGCATCCGGACGTCGCCGGGACGAAAGGCCAGTTCGCAAAGGATATGGAGAACCTGAACGAAGGCCGGTTCGGTGATATATCGGAGCTTGTCATATTCCAGGGCCAGACGGCCGTCGTCGAACGTCTTGCCAGGACGCCGGCCGCAGCTATCGCCGCTGCATACGGCCCGGCACATATCATCTACCGTTTCGATGCCAGGGATGGGGCATTCATTGAGACTATCGAGGCGCGGCCGCTGGAGATGGTGGAGATACAGGGCGCAGATCTGGCCAAGGAAGGGGCCGGCATCACGGCAGAGATCGCTCCTCCTGTCGCGCCTGTATTCAGCGGGGCCGCCCTTGCGCCTCCGGCCAAGAGGGCAGACCTGATACCGGGCGCGGCATCCCTCTCTTCTTATCTTGATGAGGGCGGTACGGCGGCGCTCGTCGAGCGCATCAGAGAACTTAAGGATAGCGGTGTCATGACAGGCGCCTTCGTAGCCGCGCCTCACATCGACACCCTGGCCGACGAGAACGGCGACCTGCTCAATACTAATACGGGCCTGAAAGAGATCGCAGGTGTGGCAGCTACGAACGGCGACCTCCTGAAGGTCGTTATCCTGGTCGAAGGCGCCCGGGGCTTTGATAGGGCCGTTAAGGCGATAGGGAAGATACCGGCGAACAAAGCGATAACGATCATCGATATAAGCCAGCGGGGCAGCCAGAGCGTCGCGGCGTATGCAGCCCAGGAACTGGGCGGCGGCATACCGTGCAGCAATATAGGTATGAGTTTCACCAATACCCCGGAGAACAGGAAGACGATCGAGAGCGAATTTGGCAGGCACCTCAGGGAGTCGGCGAGCGTAGTCCTCGTCGACAAAGAGGTCCTTGCCTCGGATAAGCCCCAGACGGCGTATCTGGACGTGGTGAACGCCATCAATGCAGCCGTAACGAGGAAGGTCAACTTCCTTGGGCTCCTGAAGGACTCGGGCGATACGGGAGTCATAGACCTTATCAATAAACTTCAGGATATGCTGCATGAAGCGTTCGTATTCAAGATCATTACGGATGTAGGCAGGGAGCTCGCTGACTGGATACGTTCGGTCAACGCAGCCGCCGTTTCAGCATAAAGGTAAAATTCTAACCTGGTTAGAATAGCCGGGTTAGAGAGGAAAGCGGATCATTAGGGGGTGATGATGATGGAAGAGAGGCGAAGATACCCTCGTTACAGAAGATATCTCGAAGTGGCCTACGAAACCGGGGATACGGTAGGTATAAGCTGCGCGACGAACACCTTTGACATAAGCAGGGGCGGCTTATCTATGCCGGTCAATAAGGCGATCAAGCTGGGGAAGAAGATCAACCTAAGGATCAAATTGCCTTATTACGACAAAGAGGTGACGGCTCAGGGCAGGGTCGTTTGGAAAGGACCTGTGCGAAGGACGCTATCCCAGGAAGAGTATGCGGGGATAGAGTTCATGGCCATGGATGACGGCAGCCGATCCGCGTTGGCTCAATATCTCGAGACGATATCTGCTTAACGGGGCGAGAATATTAGGAGTACAAAAATAAAGTTACAATATGTTGCACTTCATATGGTTACAATATCATTAAATCATAAAAAAGTCAAATATCGCTACTTGACAACTATATGCTATATGATATACTCATATGGTTAATGGGAAGTAAAAGTTAGCTTTTAACATAAGGGGTAATCTCCCATGAAGGCTTGGCGGCTTAACGAAGACCATCACTTTTTCTCTCCAGATCCGTCGGAAAAGACGGATATCTCTACGAGAGAAGAGCTGGGCTCAAAGTCCCTGATAATGGACTGGCAGAGCCACCGGAACAGGAAGTGGATCCGGACGGTAGCCCTGATACTCGTAGTGACCTTCGTACACCAGGACCTGGTCTGGGCGCAGGGCGGAACACCCATTTGGTCGAAAGGATCGAATGGGTCTTTTTCTGTTAAGCCGTCCGCTACTCCGGAAAGCACCATAACCGTCCCCAAGGACGTAGCCGTCACCAAAGAGGCCTATACAGGCAAAGACGGCAAGACGATCATCAATATCCAGGATGCCCACGCCTCGTTGACCGCCCAGGAGTCGATATCTTCCATATTAGATTCATTAGTCACTAATTATGATCTAAAATTGGTGGCAATAGAAGGCTCCTCCGGCTATATAGACACCTCTCTCTTAAGAACATTCCCGGATGAAAATATACGTAAAGAGACCGCCGGATATCTTATGGCCAGGGGAAGGATGTCCGCAGGCGAGTTCTTCTCCATAACCTCCGACAGGAATATAGCCCTCTACGGCATCGAAGATAGGCCGCTATACCAGGAGAACGTCGATCAGTTCCGGCAGGTATATGAGATCAACAGATCGCTTGAGGGGGATCTGTCCGGGCTTGACAGGGCGCTCAAAGGCCTGAAGGACAAGATATACACGGACGAGATGAAGGAGCTCGATGCCAACTCCGTCCTCCACAGGGACGGCAAGCTGGCGTTCTCAAAGAGATGGGAGCTCGTAGGGAATATCGCAGCCAAGGTCAACCTTGACTACCGGAAGTACGACAACCTCACAAAGCTTGTCGAATCCCT from Candidatus Omnitrophota bacterium carries:
- a CDS encoding PilZ domain-containing protein, which produces MMMEERRRYPRYRRYLEVAYETGDTVGISCATNTFDISRGGLSMPVNKAIKLGKKINLRIKLPYYDKEVTAQGRVVWKGPVRRTLSQEEYAGIEFMAMDDGSRSALAQYLETISA